Proteins found in one Pseudomonas marvdashtae genomic segment:
- a CDS encoding SDR family oxidoreductase encodes MSKTQLFDLDGKIAFVSGASRGIGEAIAKLLAQQGAHVIVSSRKLDGCQHVADAIIAAGGKATAIACHIGEMEQISQVFAGIREQFGRLDILVNNAATNPQFCNVLDTDLGAFQKTVDVNIRGYFFMSVEAGKLMRENGGGSIINVASINGISPGIFQGIYSVTKAAVINMTKVFAKECAQFGIRCNALLPGLTDTKFASALVKNDAILKTALAQIPLKRVADPSEMAGAVLYLASDASSYTTGVALNVDGGFLS; translated from the coding sequence ATGTCCAAGACTCAGTTGTTCGACCTCGACGGCAAGATCGCCTTCGTTTCCGGCGCCAGCCGCGGCATCGGCGAGGCCATCGCCAAACTGCTGGCCCAGCAAGGCGCCCATGTGATCGTCTCCAGCCGCAAGCTCGACGGTTGCCAGCACGTGGCCGATGCGATCATCGCCGCTGGCGGCAAGGCCACCGCCATCGCCTGCCACATTGGTGAAATGGAACAGATCAGCCAAGTGTTCGCCGGGATTCGCGAGCAGTTCGGTCGTCTGGACATCCTGGTAAACAACGCAGCCACCAACCCGCAATTCTGCAACGTGTTGGACACCGACCTGGGCGCGTTCCAGAAGACCGTCGACGTCAACATTCGCGGCTATTTCTTCATGTCGGTGGAAGCCGGCAAGCTGATGCGTGAAAACGGTGGCGGCAGCATCATCAACGTCGCGTCGATCAACGGTATTTCGCCGGGCATTTTCCAAGGCATCTACTCGGTGACCAAGGCCGCGGTGATCAACATGACCAAGGTCTTCGCCAAGGAATGCGCGCAGTTTGGCATCCGCTGCAACGCGCTACTGCCGGGGCTGACCGACACCAAGTTCGCCTCGGCGCTGGTCAAGAACGACGCCATCCTGAAAACCGCCCTGGCGCAGATCCCCCTCAAGCGTGTGGCCGATCCAAGCGAAATGGCCGGCGCAGTGTTGTATCTGGCCAGCGATGCGTCGAGCTACACCACAGGTGTGGCGCTGAATGTGGACGGGGGTTTCCTGTCCTGA
- a CDS encoding bacteriocin immunity protein: MELKAKLQDYTESEFQMFVDQIWNVDIREEDHDRLINHFDRIVGHPGGADLLFYPEDTTNRNSSGAVVYYVKHWHLKNNIIPFKGGALPASVKPGPRLSSAEQATARAKRELANTQRVTADLAAAERTTESAFTLLESSIKALQTQQSPSATLANMEKAIRHVERAQHDVLMAVGAFGRKKMRLEFAKNAAKQNLAYNKADGTTWQANLQQATVNHSRYIARLSLIAQRHAELHSKAETALDNTLGQLVHIRGTDLGATLFRLSAADNLERPSLLISNAQPLVPRQRTDLQKTLRSAVAEFNWSMTDGAREHLGKYVGVLNFRFASRAKAVRFGLCVALAELSLIDPDWQALAAQRGEVELPMRMGTTTVAVKPGSLSYGLKAIRELFEIYITPCAGALPAKVRVRPALWHEDERVYRLTTDGPQSSVVEWALPRGVESAATPKQDRLDSAGFVRSSSVPELASFDSVEEVRFDDYVVVFPHDSGLEPVYVMFNDRRDCPGVVSGAGLAVAEAWQTQAASSQGAPVPALVADQLRGQVFERFDLFKHAFWKAVAATPTLNAQFTLDNRALLLSGSAPRSEQPGNRALRILHRVDVMQGGGVYDLDNLIVRG; the protein is encoded by the coding sequence ATGGAACTTAAAGCAAAACTCCAGGATTACACCGAGTCCGAGTTTCAGATGTTCGTCGACCAGATCTGGAACGTCGATATTCGTGAAGAAGATCATGACAGGCTGATTAATCACTTTGATCGAATAGTGGGGCATCCCGGCGGTGCGGACCTGCTGTTTTACCCAGAGGACACCACGAACCGGAACTCCTCCGGGGCAGTCGTTTATTACGTAAAACACTGGCATCTTAAAAACAACATCATTCCTTTCAAGGGCGGGGCGCTTCCGGCGTCGGTCAAGCCAGGACCCAGGTTGAGCTCAGCCGAGCAGGCGACAGCGAGAGCCAAGCGCGAGCTTGCCAACACGCAGCGGGTGACAGCGGACCTTGCCGCTGCGGAGCGAACGACCGAATCGGCCTTCACGCTGCTTGAGAGTTCTATCAAGGCGCTGCAAACCCAACAGAGTCCAAGCGCGACACTGGCGAACATGGAAAAAGCCATCCGTCACGTCGAGCGCGCACAGCACGATGTGCTCATGGCCGTAGGTGCATTCGGACGCAAAAAAATGCGCCTTGAATTTGCGAAGAACGCAGCCAAGCAAAATCTTGCCTACAACAAAGCGGACGGGACCACCTGGCAAGCCAATCTGCAGCAGGCGACTGTCAACCACAGCCGTTATATTGCGCGTTTGTCGTTGATTGCCCAGCGCCACGCGGAGCTTCACTCCAAGGCCGAAACCGCGCTGGACAATACCTTGGGGCAGCTTGTGCATATACGGGGAACAGACCTCGGCGCCACTTTGTTTCGTCTGTCTGCCGCCGACAATCTGGAACGCCCAAGTCTGTTAATCAGCAATGCGCAGCCGCTGGTGCCCCGCCAGCGAACAGACCTGCAAAAGACGCTCCGTTCCGCAGTCGCCGAGTTCAATTGGTCGATGACTGACGGCGCGCGGGAGCATCTCGGAAAATACGTCGGCGTGCTGAACTTCAGGTTCGCCAGTCGAGCCAAGGCAGTGCGCTTTGGCCTCTGCGTGGCGTTGGCCGAACTCTCGCTGATCGATCCTGATTGGCAGGCACTTGCCGCTCAGCGTGGCGAAGTCGAGTTGCCGATGCGAATGGGCACCACGACGGTCGCCGTGAAACCCGGCAGCCTGTCTTATGGGCTGAAAGCAATACGCGAGCTTTTTGAAATCTACATCACTCCCTGCGCCGGGGCGTTGCCCGCAAAGGTTCGTGTCAGGCCGGCGCTCTGGCATGAAGACGAGAGGGTTTACCGTTTGACGACGGATGGCCCGCAGTCCTCCGTTGTCGAATGGGCGCTACCCCGTGGCGTGGAATCAGCCGCGACGCCCAAGCAGGATCGGCTCGACTCCGCTGGCTTTGTCCGGTCTTCATCGGTGCCAGAATTGGCCTCGTTCGACTCTGTCGAAGAGGTGCGATTCGATGATTACGTCGTGGTGTTCCCCCACGATTCCGGGCTGGAGCCGGTCTACGTGATGTTCAACGACCGTCGGGATTGTCCCGGTGTCGTCAGCGGAGCAGGGCTGGCGGTGGCTGAGGCCTGGCAGACGCAAGCGGCGAGCAGCCAGGGTGCCCCTGTCCCGGCGTTGGTTGCCGATCAATTGCGCGGGCAAGTCTTCGAGCGTTTCGACCTGTTCAAACATGCTTTCTGGAAAGCTGTCGCGGCGACGCCGACACTCAACGCACAGTTCACGTTGGACAACAGGGCGTTACTGCTCAGCGGTTCGGCGCCTCGCAGCGAGCAACCCGGTAATCGGGCGCTGCGCATCTTGCACCGTGTCGACGTCATGCAAGGCGGTGGCGTCTACGATCTAGATAACTTGATTGTTCGTGGCTGA
- a CDS encoding DMT family transporter, whose amino-acid sequence MASVNSPQASSRFPRLSKAECVLVLITMIWGGTFLLVQHAMTVSGPMFFVGLRFAAAAGFVALFSWRHLRELTLFELKAGCFIGVAIMLGYGLQTVGLQTIPSSQSAFITALYVPFVPLLQWLVLGRRPGLMPSIGIMLAFTGLMLVSGPAGASLNFSPGEIATLISAIAIAAEIILISAYAGQVDVRRVTVVQLASTAVLAFLMVVPTQEVIPDFSWLLLISAVGLGAASAAIQVAMNWAQKSVSPTRATLIYAGEPVWAGIAGRLAGERLPAIALLGAGLIVAAVIVSELKTRGKNAVEVIEVPEREG is encoded by the coding sequence ATGGCATCGGTGAATTCCCCTCAAGCATCCTCCCGTTTTCCAAGGCTCAGCAAGGCCGAATGCGTGCTCGTGCTGATCACCATGATCTGGGGCGGCACCTTCCTGCTGGTGCAGCACGCCATGACGGTCAGCGGGCCGATGTTTTTTGTCGGCCTGCGCTTCGCTGCCGCGGCGGGCTTCGTTGCGCTGTTCTCCTGGCGCCATCTGCGAGAACTGACACTGTTCGAACTCAAGGCTGGGTGTTTCATCGGCGTGGCGATCATGCTCGGTTATGGCTTGCAAACCGTCGGCCTGCAAACCATTCCCAGCAGCCAATCGGCGTTCATTACCGCGCTCTATGTACCCTTCGTGCCCTTGCTGCAGTGGCTGGTGCTGGGTCGGCGGCCTGGATTGATGCCGAGCATCGGCATCATGCTGGCGTTCACCGGGTTGATGCTGGTGTCCGGCCCGGCCGGGGCGTCGTTGAATTTCAGTCCGGGCGAAATCGCCACGCTGATCAGCGCCATCGCCATTGCTGCGGAGATCATCCTGATCAGCGCCTATGCCGGCCAGGTCGATGTGCGCCGGGTGACCGTGGTGCAACTGGCAAGTACGGCGGTGTTGGCCTTCCTGATGGTGGTGCCGACCCAGGAAGTGATTCCTGACTTTTCCTGGCTGCTGTTGATCAGCGCCGTCGGCCTGGGCGCCGCCAGCGCAGCGATCCAGGTGGCGATGAACTGGGCACAGAAAAGCGTCTCCCCCACCCGCGCCACGCTGATCTATGCCGGCGAACCGGTGTGGGCCGGCATCGCCGGGCGCCTGGCGGGCGAACGGTTGCCGGCGATTGCACTGTTGGGCGCTGGATTGATCGTGGCGGCGGTGATTGTCAGCGAGTTGAAGACCCGGGGCAAAAATGCCGTTGAGGTGATTGAAGTGCCTGAACGCGAGGGTTGA
- a CDS encoding FAD/NAD(P)-binding protein: MDTALAQTMKGNTREADILIIGGGLSGAMLAAQLLRLPGRREVLIVEPRSELGRGEAYSAVELGHTLNGNAARMSVDPDNADDLTQWLTEFIEAGGWPESDQQHVPVSELFPPRGLFGLYVQQRLAEAREWGAQNGSTAEHVRGEAVDLRLVDDAVRVTVNDGQVLRGRFAVLATGMFPAARTPQTESSGLNAAALDPWDVAAMRELDPQSTVLIIGSGLTMVDAVVSLEQAGHRGPIEVFSRHGLLPHVRRQPPAWVDFLAEDHNLRSPRQLMRALREQCRQAQAEGVDWQAPLDTVRAHIGRLWNQASDVQRRQFVRHVRPWWESHHHRSPPLSAELVARLHEEGRLRIQAASFKGLAVSGGGSVAINVRRRGEAGLEVVQGAALINSSGIEYDWRRVARPLPQQLLARGLIQPGPLALGIAARADGAVLDAKGEPASRLFAMGPPLRGMWWESTAVTDVASQAKALAGRLVGLQAQENSG, translated from the coding sequence ATGGACACAGCGCTGGCGCAAACGATGAAAGGCAATACCCGCGAAGCCGACATCCTGATCATCGGCGGCGGCCTGAGCGGGGCCATGCTGGCCGCGCAGTTGCTGCGCCTGCCGGGCCGGCGCGAGGTGTTGATTGTCGAGCCGCGCAGTGAGCTGGGCCGGGGCGAGGCCTATAGCGCGGTGGAGTTGGGCCATACGCTGAACGGCAACGCGGCGCGCATGAGCGTCGACCCGGACAATGCCGACGACCTTACGCAATGGCTTACCGAGTTCATCGAGGCGGGCGGCTGGCCTGAGTCGGACCAGCAGCACGTGCCGGTCAGCGAGCTGTTTCCTCCAAGAGGGCTGTTTGGCCTTTATGTGCAGCAGCGCCTGGCCGAGGCTCGGGAGTGGGGCGCACAAAACGGTTCGACCGCCGAGCACGTGCGTGGGGAGGCCGTGGACCTGCGGCTTGTCGACGATGCCGTGAGGGTGACGGTGAACGACGGCCAAGTCCTGCGTGGCCGTTTCGCGGTGCTGGCCACGGGCATGTTCCCGGCGGCGCGCACTCCGCAAACCGAATCCAGCGGCTTGAATGCCGCGGCCCTGGATCCCTGGGATGTGGCCGCGATGCGTGAACTGGATCCGCAATCCACCGTGCTGATCATCGGCTCGGGGCTGACCATGGTCGACGCGGTGGTATCGCTTGAGCAGGCCGGGCATCGCGGGCCGATCGAAGTGTTTTCCCGCCACGGCCTGCTGCCCCATGTGCGCCGCCAGCCACCGGCCTGGGTGGACTTCCTCGCCGAAGATCACAACCTGCGTTCGCCCCGCCAGTTGATGCGCGCCCTGCGCGAGCAATGCCGTCAAGCGCAGGCCGAAGGGGTTGATTGGCAGGCACCGCTGGACACCGTGCGCGCGCACATCGGGCGTTTGTGGAACCAGGCCAGCGATGTGCAGCGCCGACAGTTCGTGCGGCATGTGCGGCCGTGGTGGGAAAGCCATCACCATCGCTCGCCACCGTTGAGCGCGGAGCTGGTGGCGCGTCTGCACGAGGAAGGGCGGCTGCGGATCCAGGCGGCGTCGTTCAAGGGACTGGCGGTGTCTGGCGGGGGATCGGTGGCCATTAATGTTCGCCGACGGGGAGAGGCCGGACTGGAAGTGGTGCAGGGCGCCGCGTTGATCAACTCCAGCGGCATCGAATATGACTGGCGACGCGTTGCACGACCGTTGCCGCAACAGTTGCTGGCCCGAGGGCTGATCCAGCCGGGGCCGCTGGCCTTGGGCATCGCCGCGCGTGCCGACGGCGCGGTGCTGGATGCCAAAGGCGAGCCGGCCAGCCGCCTGTTCGCCATGGGCCCGCCACTGCGGGGGATGTGGTGGGAAAGTACTGCCGTAACTGATGTGGCGAGCCAGGCCAAGGCGTTGGCGGGGCGGTTGGTTGGGTTGCAAGCCCAAGAAAATTCAGGCTGA
- a CDS encoding helix-turn-helix domain-containing protein — protein sequence MHKENGQRASVLQHVSQNVRRLRHAAQLSQTALAERSGVSRRMLVAIEAGEKNVSLTTLDRVAEALDVAFSDLIQAPEARDPSRINELVWAGVIPGSKAVLLAKATASREVELWEWRLEPGEHYHSECDADGWSEQLYVFEGCLTLLLGSEERRIGVGEFFMFASNQPHAYRNDGAVAARFVRNVVI from the coding sequence GTGCACAAAGAAAATGGGCAGCGGGCCTCCGTCCTGCAACACGTCAGCCAGAACGTCCGCCGCTTGCGGCATGCCGCCCAGCTCAGCCAGACGGCGCTGGCCGAACGGTCCGGGGTCAGCCGGCGGATGCTGGTGGCCATCGAGGCCGGCGAAAAGAATGTCAGCCTGACCACCCTTGATCGGGTCGCCGAAGCCCTTGACGTGGCCTTCAGCGATTTGATCCAGGCCCCCGAAGCCCGCGACCCGAGCCGCATCAACGAACTGGTCTGGGCCGGTGTGATCCCGGGCAGCAAAGCTGTGTTGCTCGCCAAGGCCACCGCCAGCCGTGAGGTAGAACTCTGGGAATGGCGGCTGGAGCCGGGCGAGCATTACCATTCCGAGTGCGATGCAGATGGATGGAGCGAACAACTTTATGTATTCGAAGGCTGCCTGACGTTGCTGCTGGGCAGTGAAGAGCGCCGCATAGGCGTCGGTGAGTTTTTCATGTTTGCCAGCAACCAGCCCCATGCCTATCGCAATGATGGCGCGGTGGCGGCGCGATTCGTACGCAATGTGGTGATTTGA
- a CDS encoding DUF6392 family protein, giving the protein MKAFEFEVLIERIGTSHEVLVGQGVLPDQTLTEMYEGRDRLGLDPEPGIELDFWRETRRFETLFVTLIRTTPSTSKYQGELPAPYMPEMTQSDVHAIFGEPMESKGPIKMPVPIGMTGGWDSYPLDPELYPDKKVVFQYTQDMRVKTLVFTLIDKGHR; this is encoded by the coding sequence ATGAAAGCTTTTGAATTTGAAGTCCTAATCGAACGTATCGGAACTTCGCACGAGGTATTGGTAGGGCAGGGTGTACTTCCCGACCAAACATTGACCGAAATGTATGAGGGGCGAGATCGACTTGGACTTGACCCGGAACCGGGCATAGAGCTGGACTTCTGGCGGGAGACAAGGAGATTCGAGACGCTTTTCGTTACCCTCATACGAACCACACCTTCGACCTCCAAATATCAAGGCGAGCTTCCTGCCCCCTATATGCCAGAGATGACGCAGTCTGATGTCCATGCCATTTTTGGTGAGCCGATGGAATCGAAAGGCCCTATAAAAATGCCAGTTCCGATAGGGATGACTGGGGGGTGGGATTCGTACCCGTTGGACCCAGAATTGTATCCCGATAAAAAGGTTGTTTTTCAATATACCCAGGATATGAGAGTAAAAACCTTGGTCTTCACGTTAATAGATAAAGGACACCGTTGA
- a CDS encoding phosphotransferase family protein — translation MAVTDQSTRVRDGEELDASLIDPYLKAHIPGLTGTPVISQFPGGASNLTYLLEYPEQEFVLRRPPFGHKAKSAHDMGREFRILNQLRDGFPYCPKGYVHCTDESVMGAEFYVMERVKGIILRAELPPELGFDAARTEALCKSFIDRLVELHRVDYQACGLADLGKPEGYVARQIRGWSDRYEKALTPDAPKWEVVKAWLNDKMPADHPTSSIVHNDYRFDNVILDPENPMQIIGVLDWELTTLGDPLMDLGNSLAYWIEAGDPAPVQLLRRQPSHAPGMLTRREFVDYYAERAGMRIDNFDFYYTYGLFRLAGIVQQIYYRFFHGQTQDKRFAQFVQMNQLLEQMSLQVIHKSTL, via the coding sequence ATGGCAGTTACTGATCAGTCCACCCGGGTGCGCGACGGTGAAGAACTCGATGCCAGCCTGATCGACCCGTACCTCAAGGCCCACATTCCCGGCCTGACCGGCACACCGGTGATCAGCCAGTTTCCTGGCGGCGCGTCGAACCTGACCTACCTGCTGGAATATCCCGAACAGGAATTCGTGCTGCGCCGTCCGCCGTTCGGCCACAAAGCGAAATCCGCCCATGACATGGGCCGCGAGTTTCGTATTCTCAATCAGTTGCGCGACGGTTTCCCGTATTGCCCGAAAGGCTATGTGCATTGCACCGATGAGTCGGTGATGGGCGCCGAGTTCTACGTGATGGAACGGGTCAAAGGCATCATCCTGCGCGCCGAGTTGCCGCCGGAACTGGGCTTCGACGCAGCCCGTACCGAAGCGCTGTGCAAGAGTTTCATCGACCGTCTCGTCGAACTGCACCGGGTCGATTACCAGGCGTGCGGCTTGGCCGACCTGGGCAAGCCTGAAGGCTACGTGGCCCGACAGATTCGTGGCTGGAGCGACCGCTACGAAAAAGCGCTGACCCCCGACGCGCCGAAATGGGAGGTGGTGAAGGCCTGGCTCAACGACAAGATGCCCGCCGATCACCCCACCTCAAGCATCGTCCACAACGACTATCGCTTCGACAACGTGATCCTCGACCCGGAAAACCCGATGCAGATCATCGGCGTGCTGGACTGGGAACTGACCACCCTCGGCGACCCGCTGATGGACTTGGGTAACAGCCTCGCCTACTGGATCGAGGCCGGCGATCCGGCGCCGGTGCAATTGCTGCGCCGCCAGCCCAGCCATGCGCCGGGCATGCTGACCCGTCGGGAATTCGTCGATTATTACGCCGAGCGCGCCGGCATGCGCATCGACAACTTCGACTTCTATTACACCTACGGGCTTTTCCGCCTGGCGGGTATTGTCCAGCAGATCTACTACCGCTTCTTTCATGGCCAGACCCAGGACAAACGCTTCGCGCAGTTCGTTCAGATGAACCAGCTGCTGGAACAGATGAGCCTGCAAGTCATCCATAAATCCACGCTCTGA
- a CDS encoding Gfo/Idh/MocA family protein: protein MRELGIGLIGTGFMGRAHALAFHNAKAVFDLPLDLKLAALADADPQRARQCAQSWGFETSHGDWQQLIDNPNVHLIAITTPNHLHYPMALAALAAGKPVYCEKPLSVSLEQADRMRQAAKAAGVVTRVGYNYQHNPIIQLAREMIQRGDLGRIVSFQGEFSEDFMADPTSPWSWRCEAEHAGGALADLGSHLLAMARHLLGDIEAVCADSQTVHSQRPARAGTAEQCAIAVDDQVHALLRFANGARGTVSSSWLKHGYKNHLSFEISGTLGTLAFDQERLNELRVCRAGQPGFQRLLAGPDLPGYAAFSPAAGHQLGYNELKTLEVQELIMALAGEGGSGTDFEEAWEVERLAAAIRVAAREERWVKVRER from the coding sequence ATGCGTGAACTCGGCATCGGTCTGATTGGCACCGGCTTCATGGGCCGTGCCCATGCCTTGGCGTTCCACAATGCCAAAGCGGTGTTCGACCTTCCCCTGGACCTGAAACTGGCCGCCCTGGCTGACGCCGATCCGCAGCGTGCCCGACAGTGCGCCCAGAGCTGGGGGTTCGAGACGTCCCACGGCGACTGGCAGCAACTGATCGACAATCCCAACGTCCACCTGATCGCCATCACCACGCCCAACCATTTGCATTATCCGATGGCCTTGGCCGCGCTGGCCGCGGGGAAACCTGTCTACTGTGAAAAACCCCTGTCAGTTTCCCTGGAACAGGCCGACCGCATGCGACAGGCCGCCAAGGCCGCCGGCGTGGTGACGCGGGTCGGCTACAACTATCAGCACAACCCGATCATCCAATTGGCGCGGGAGATGATCCAGCGCGGGGACTTGGGGCGGATCGTCAGTTTCCAGGGCGAATTCAGCGAGGACTTCATGGCCGACCCCACCTCGCCGTGGTCATGGCGCTGCGAAGCCGAGCATGCCGGCGGTGCCTTGGCCGACCTGGGCAGCCACTTGCTGGCCATGGCCCGGCATCTGCTGGGTGACATCGAAGCGGTATGCGCCGACAGCCAGACCGTGCACAGCCAACGCCCCGCTCGCGCAGGCACCGCCGAACAATGTGCCATCGCGGTGGACGACCAGGTCCACGCGCTCTTGCGCTTCGCCAATGGCGCGCGGGGCACGGTCAGCAGCAGCTGGCTCAAGCACGGCTACAAGAACCACCTGAGTTTCGAGATCAGCGGCACCCTCGGCACCCTGGCATTTGATCAGGAACGGCTGAACGAATTGCGCGTCTGTCGCGCCGGCCAGCCGGGCTTCCAGCGCTTGCTGGCCGGGCCGGACCTGCCCGGCTATGCCGCATTCAGCCCGGCCGCCGGACACCAGTTGGGGTACAACGAATTGAAGACGTTGGAAGTGCAGGAACTGATCATGGCCCTCGCTGGCGAAGGCGGCAGCGGCACGGATTTCGAGGAGGCTTGGGAGGTGGAGCGACTGGCGGCGGCGATTCGCGTGGCGGCGCGGGAGGAGCGTTGGGTGAAAGTCAGGGAGCGCTAG
- a CDS encoding S-type pyocin domain-containing protein produces MAKQTLNDGSDGTVVIRPGRPAPGGGSGGGYGGGFGGNRVGATGGPKRSAKGMEKRRRATLQRQAEEAKAAAKAKADAAKAKAVAAAKAKDQARQQVLATMVQRHTSARAEVDRHFANKKQQLDASLQKEISAARRPPTSNSTERWHLYTITKEKNEIDGLIARKTTELNAKNSAARVFDGQDPLIRSANDYRTRLAQFGAAAEEGHRLWEQAYTAAQEAQILSAQIKALTEKSNALARHHAEQTVVWREREVVWERQRQYAEQRAERIRFKQQVDESIRLERFRQVHTLSVPALSMTAGGMVLTRDAVFVGQQAAAVLEQAVAASVETLKDYGRILARTGPVFVTAMVYSPELGNGELTPEQRSRLFQGVGVPAQALGVTDSPALRSIADAGGSVEVAYRLKPQAVTEGTALHVANTGNMIATHVPVVSAVFDPLTGLYNAEVPGSPTRHLQFTADAASQAMPASPPVLTAMAPQVVTLPAGVDLRIQDCIVCVPGLPPTYFSFDLPPLGSGIVTGAGKPAANDWWNTASRAQGAAIPEQLGHQLRAREIKSFSAFDQAVWQTLAEHPTLFSNADEVNQKRIERGFAPYAPKSTWVGERRQFELRYQERAELGENPFNLDRISITTPNSLLGTPGIVPAVIPWPAAPVGDGTRTPLVPPGIELLGPTTLPSAPPLSQVYPGNPVIPVLPENQTFPAIDPVQGGASIPGYPGDMELPSPGLVFVGPPVEPLEVGPYNELSGRSRGDGLDIDHIPSRKALEIHMGMHYENMSTSEIRDAIRRAPCIAIPSSVHQKFSETYGGRNSVEKSMNDAADLEAAVNSNLAALKPGLVESGASESDIDAAQKLLHDLHKNQGWY; encoded by the coding sequence ATGGCAAAGCAAACACTTAACGATGGATCAGATGGAACAGTAGTCATCAGACCGGGGCGGCCCGCACCGGGTGGCGGTTCCGGCGGCGGGTATGGCGGCGGCTTCGGAGGAAACCGCGTCGGAGCGACAGGCGGCCCAAAGCGTTCAGCCAAGGGGATGGAAAAGCGGCGGCGAGCGACGCTCCAACGCCAGGCCGAAGAAGCGAAAGCCGCTGCAAAAGCGAAAGCCGACGCTGCGAAAGCCAAGGCCGTCGCTGCCGCGAAGGCCAAGGACCAAGCGCGCCAACAAGTGCTGGCGACCATGGTGCAGCGCCACACCTCCGCCCGGGCCGAGGTGGATCGACACTTCGCGAATAAAAAGCAACAACTCGACGCGTCGCTGCAAAAGGAAATCTCTGCGGCAAGACGGCCGCCCACTTCGAACTCGACCGAGCGCTGGCACCTTTACACCATCACCAAAGAGAAAAATGAGATCGACGGGCTGATCGCCCGAAAAACCACGGAACTCAACGCCAAGAACAGCGCGGCCCGTGTCTTCGACGGACAGGATCCGCTCATCCGTTCGGCGAACGACTACCGCACGCGACTGGCTCAATTCGGCGCCGCGGCTGAAGAAGGTCATCGACTCTGGGAGCAGGCTTATACCGCTGCCCAAGAGGCGCAAATACTGTCTGCGCAGATCAAGGCCCTGACCGAAAAATCCAACGCGCTGGCCCGGCACCATGCCGAACAGACCGTGGTTTGGCGGGAGCGAGAGGTTGTCTGGGAGCGCCAACGCCAGTATGCCGAGCAGCGAGCGGAGCGCATCCGCTTTAAACAGCAAGTGGATGAAAGCATTCGACTGGAGCGGTTCAGGCAAGTCCATACCCTGAGTGTGCCTGCGCTTTCGATGACTGCGGGCGGGATGGTATTGACGCGGGACGCCGTGTTTGTCGGCCAGCAAGCTGCAGCGGTGTTGGAACAGGCTGTCGCCGCGTCCGTCGAAACGCTCAAGGACTACGGACGGATCCTGGCCAGGACGGGCCCGGTCTTCGTCACCGCGATGGTCTACTCGCCGGAGCTGGGCAACGGCGAGCTGACGCCCGAACAACGTAGCCGCTTGTTCCAGGGCGTCGGCGTACCGGCGCAAGCGCTCGGCGTCACCGACAGCCCCGCGCTGCGATCGATTGCTGATGCCGGCGGTTCGGTTGAAGTGGCGTACCGGCTCAAGCCACAAGCTGTGACCGAAGGCACTGCGCTTCACGTTGCCAATACCGGCAACATGATCGCAACTCATGTCCCTGTCGTCAGCGCGGTATTTGATCCCCTGACCGGCCTCTACAACGCCGAAGTCCCCGGCTCACCGACCCGACACCTGCAATTTACCGCCGATGCCGCCAGCCAGGCGATGCCTGCAAGCCCACCGGTGCTGACGGCAATGGCGCCTCAGGTGGTGACTTTGCCGGCGGGCGTGGACCTGCGCATTCAAGACTGCATCGTCTGCGTGCCTGGCCTGCCACCCACCTATTTCTCTTTCGATTTGCCACCCCTCGGCTCGGGCATCGTCACGGGCGCTGGCAAACCGGCAGCGAATGATTGGTGGAACACCGCAAGCCGGGCCCAGGGCGCGGCCATTCCCGAACAGCTCGGCCACCAGCTACGGGCGCGGGAAATCAAGTCGTTCAGTGCTTTCGATCAGGCCGTATGGCAAACCCTGGCCGAGCATCCGACGCTGTTCAGCAACGCAGACGAGGTCAATCAGAAACGCATCGAACGAGGCTTTGCCCCCTATGCGCCGAAAAGCACTTGGGTGGGTGAGCGTCGCCAATTCGAACTGCGTTACCAGGAGCGGGCAGAGCTGGGTGAAAACCCATTCAACCTCGACCGCATCAGCATCACCACGCCAAACAGCCTGCTCGGCACACCGGGTATCGTCCCGGCCGTCATACCTTGGCCGGCGGCGCCTGTCGGCGACGGCACCCGAACACCCCTGGTCCCGCCGGGCATCGAACTGCTCGGCCCGACCACCTTACCGAGTGCGCCACCGCTGTCGCAGGTTTACCCCGGCAACCCTGTCATCCCCGTCCTACCGGAAAACCAGACGTTTCCGGCTATTGATCCGGTGCAGGGCGGTGCGAGTATTCCGGGGTATCCGGGGGATATGGAACTGCCTTCGCCGGGATTGGTGTTTGTCGGCCCTCCGGTGGAACCGTTGGAGGTAGGGCCGTATAACGAGCTCAGTGGTCGAAGCAGAGGGGATGGGTTGGACATTGATCACATACCGTCTAGGAAGGCGTTGGAAATTCATATGGGTATGCATTATGAAAATATGAGCACCTCCGAAATTCGGGACGCCATCCGACGGGCGCCGTGTATTGCTATTCCTTCGAGTGTTCATCAGAAATTCAGTGAGACGTATGGTGGGCGCAACAGCGTCGAGAAAAGCATGAATGACGCTGCAGATCTGGAGGCAGCAGTGAACAGTAATTTAGCAGCACTAAAACCGGGACTTGTCGAATCTGGAGCTTCAGAGTCAGATATAGATGCGGCCCAAAAGTTGTTGCACGATCTGCATAAAAACCAGGGGTGGTATTGA